The Trichoplusia ni isolate ovarian cell line Hi5 chromosome 10, tn1, whole genome shotgun sequence genome window below encodes:
- the LOC113498317 gene encoding apoptotic protease-activating factor 1-like isoform X2, giving the protein MDNNKRMLLQRYQQDIINDLDVNYIVDELYTKHAISSEEVEHIFRLPSRVDQTRFLLETIRNGNNGTYESFVDSLIKDYNWLWKKFTVENNNPMPNDSLEDSLSKGDVPRLPDHHARRAKIEENVAEKLKQLPRHKILVLHGMSGSGKTCVVLSVLRDNPDLVTNTFNGVVFWLNFGNCKTDDDIIFQQSKLLRKASSIYTQNSYMNSSVSMSSIGSNGDSHSSSTYEWTMDDLRDKLKAQFSEQPLKESLLVLDEVNDKKCLGAFDIGCKILVTTRDTDVVANFHPQIIKIENSLEERESLEIFASSLDMQVAQLPWQAKKLHEICKGSPFNIGLIGAQLAENKERLMHDPKRWNYYIKKLQNKEHFLFIPKNQAYNPRLTIEVCCNSLNETVLPLFKKLKILPDNVKVSAKVLSKLWNKDAGQVESIIKELHSKSLISQFYDREQRNYMYEIHDLIMDYLRSTGEDESKLHAEFLNSYKYYNTNPPVEIVDDGYIAFFIGYHIKHTKNLNDKYGLFNKLFLNLKFLGNKVRLTGPADVMSDLQKYENNIVTNELERDLLINIRGFLSTHGTDLYHYPCTDIVQSILQNDSRGILYSKASQLAQENCNKNELYFEFLHEHNVDEIKHSTIDVKETITAVCFLGDYVLVGTNSGVIKFFHIPTNKLRKELRGTGSPIKWIGVACTKSPPIVAALAYDGVVKLWYVDDVDYDDTEDVIEEESEEVCNKNYADTETLFGAYLNCRWTNNEEYLIMHTNKKISFYTPQRHKTNKIVKPIQDFERDREVLCCVPCNHDKYVFVATDGNARCVEVIDLKTKERVITFEETDVVLDMVTVPGSNKIITLKANEISEHEVKVNINSMKSNTWRCRRVIASDDIKDNLSFLSIAVNKTGTLLFVSTDDSRVVCVDLKTYTRSFDLENRRGNVVAMAVSEMLMWDDFEPGSDVLLTGTGCVEDSAKVWYLDASYISQMAQRNGVRLTTKFDVSFVNPVSPQSPNLPTPNSGTESANNTPKRHQSFANHKEVSKTLLKNTMSLDRHSLKPLNLSGICNNNDGVLQPLLAVVDDKNNIQVMRGRKVLTEITEKSDEYITRVKISPCNQYIIYGLKSGAIKKYTLRTKEIITIMDVYSPVQYLNFVNPNLMIVAGKNTSLMAYKLTSAGNWKPEMMQRGNNNLGSQEILNDIQGVKKKNGHLERLSSSSSETSICSRDRAFPNGDVKSLCRGSVLVDCFWIPDLGIITVESNATIKLWDKNLKLLTILNGRQVDVIISSAAFRSNILVITDKHNKAFQTFELKINDEVELETIQEYRLNNVIVSCELTADGNILAMGLCSGSVVVWNVKGRRQLSLLKHHKSKVHWCAFSPVPERSNRNSFLASSPHPIHSPTQDDDVDTENPPLVLVTMATEIVWWNITHVMKAKKFKIGKISYNAMTPIGSPLESRCDTPNTSFNSGSSSNRNVFFGDSYFVPHQCWKAIWKGKTCKEGSKRKEILACIKLSGMNAKRLSHDDKFSCFVTVDNPGHIHIMNVMRSNNT; this is encoded by the exons ATGGACAACAATAAACGCATGCTCCTGCAGCGTTACCAGCAGGACATCATCAATGATTTAGACGTCAATTATATCGTTGATGAGTTGTACACGAAACACGCGATTTCGTCAGAAGAAGTCGAACATATTTTTAGACTG CCGAGCCGTGTCGATCAAACCCGATTCTTACTTGAAACGATTCGTAATGGTAACAACGGAACTTATGAATCGTTTGTGGATAGCTTGATTAAAGACTACAATTGGCTTTGGAAGAAATTTACGGTGGAAAATAATAATCCGATGCCTAATGATAGCCTTGAGGACAGTCTCAGCAAAGGGGATGTGCCGAGACTGCCTGACCATCACGCGAGGAGGGCGAAAATA gAGGAAAATGTAGCAGAGAAATTAAAGCAGCTTCCGCGGCACAAGATCCTGGTTCTCCACGGCATGTCAGGGTCGGGAAAGACCTGTGTGGTCCTCTCAGTGCTACGGGACAACCCCGACCTAGTCACGAACACATTCAACGGCGTCGTGTTTTGGCTCAACTTTGGGAACTGCAAGACTGATGATGATATCATTTTTCAACAAAGCAA ATTATTAAGAAAAGCCTCCTCAATCTACACCCAAAATTCGTACATGAACTCATCGGTTTCCATGTCAAGTATCGGTTCAAATGGCGACAGTCATTCTTCATCTACTTATGAATGGACGATGGATGATCTGCGGGATAAATTGAAAGCTCAGTTCTCGGAACAACCCTTGAAGGAATCCCTTTTGGTGCTAGACGAAGTGAACGATAAGAAATGTTTAGGTGCCTTCGATATCGGATGCAAGATTTTGGTGACGACGAGAGATACTGATGTTGTTGCCAATTTTCATCCGCAAATtataaag ATTGAAAATAGTTTGGAAGAAAGGGAGTCTTTAGAAATATTTGCGTCTTCACTGGACATGCAAGTAGCTCAACTACCTTGGCAGGCGAAAAAACTCCATGAAATATGTAAAGGCAGCCCGTTTAACATCGGCCTCATCGGTGCTCAGTTGGCAGAGAATAAGGAGAGGTTGATGCATGACCCGAAACGCTGGAACtattatattaagaaattgCAGAATAAGGAACATTTcttatt tATCCCGAAAAACCAAGCATACAACCCAAGACTCACAATCGAAGTATGCTGTAACTCTCTAAACGAGACAGTCTTACCACTATTCAAAAAACTCAAAATCTTACCCGACAACGTCAAAGTATCAGCTAAAGTATTAAGCAAGTTATGGAATAAGGATGCCGGGCAAGTGGAATCAATCATCAAGGAACTCCACAGCAAGTCTCTTATATCTCAATTCTACGACAGAGAACAGAGGAACTACATGTACGAGATACATGACCTCATAATGGACTACTTACGAAGTACCGGCGAAGATGAAAGCAAGCTACATGCGGAGTTTCTAAATAGCTACAAGTACTACAACACGAATCCTCCCGTAGAAATCGTCGATGATGGATACATAGCTTTCTTTATCGGCTACCATATCAAACATACGAAGAACTTGAATGATAAGTACGGTTTGTTCAACAAGTTGTTCCTGAATTTGAAGTTCTTGGGGAATAAAGTCAGGTTGACGGGACCAGCTGATGTGATGTCTGATCTACAGAAGTATGagaataatattgttacaaac GAGTTAGAAAGGGACCTGCTAATCAACATCAGAGGTTTCCTAAGCACGCACGGAACTGACCTCTACCATTACCCATGCACTGATATAGTTCAAAGTATACTGCAGAATGACTCTAGAGGCATTCTATATTCTAAGGCGTCGCAATTAGCTCAAGAGAATTGCAATAAGAACGAACTGTATTTTGAGTttct ACATGAACACAATGTTGATGAGATTAAACACTCGACAATCGATGTGAAGGAAACGATCACGGCGGTGTGTTTCCTTGGCGACTATGTACTTGTTGGTACTAATTCGGGCGTGATTAAG TTCTTCCACATCCCAACGAACAAGCTCCGCAAAGAGCTCCGTGGTACAGGGTCTCCCATCAAATGGATCGGCGTGGCGTGTACCAAGTCACCGCCGATCGTCGCCGCGCTTGCGTACGACGGCGTTGTCAAGCTATGGTACGTCGATGACGTAGACTATGATGATACTGAAGATGTCATTGAAGAAG AATCAGAAGAGGTATGCAACAAAAACTACGCAGACACAGAAACTCTATTCGGGGCCTACCTAAACTGCAGATGGACCAACAACGAGGAATACCTAATCATGCACACAAACAAAAAGATCAGCTTCTATACACCACAGCGTCACAAGACTAATAAAATCGTCAAACCTATTCAAGATTTTGAGAGAGACCGTGAAGTGTTGTGCTGTGTGCCTTGTAATCATGACAAGTATGTATTTGTAGCGACGGACGGGAATGCCCGCTGTGTGGAGGTTATTgatctgaaaacaaaagaacgagTGATCACGTTTGAAGAGACTGATGTAGTATTAGATATGGTTACGGTTCCTG GTAGCAACAAAATCATAACGCTGAAAGCCAACGAGATTTCAGAACACGAAGTCAAAGTGAACATCAATTCTATGAAATCAAACACTTGGCGTTGCCGGCGAGTCATAGCAAGCGACGATATCAAGGATAACCTCTCATTCTTGTCCATTGCTGTGAACAAAACTGGAACTTTACTGTTCGTCTCGACAGATGACAGCAGAGTCGTCTGTGTCGACTTGAAAACTTATACAAGATCGTTTGACCTTGAGAATCGAAGAGG GAACGTAGTGGCAATGGCAGTGAGTGAAATGTTGATGTGGGATGATTTCGAACCTGGCTCGGACGTCCTGCTAACAGGCACGGGTTGTGTCGAAGATTCCGCCAAAGTATGGTACTTGGATGCTTCGTATATATCGCAGATGGCACAACGGAACGg AGTGCGTTTAACAACGAAATTCGATGTCAGTTTCGTCAACCCAGTTTCGCCACAGAGTCCGAATCTTCCCACGCCCAACAGTGGGACGGAGAGCGCCAACAACACTCCAAAACGGCATCAATCTTTCGCCAACCACAAGGAAGTTTCTAAAACATTACTGAAAAACACAATGAGTCTTGATAGACATTCTTTAAAACCGCTGAATTTGTCGGGAATTTGTAACAATAATGATGGAGTGTTACAACCTCTGTTGGCTGTTGTGGATGATAAGAATAATATCCAG GTAATGCGCGGAAGGAAAGTCCTTACAGAAATAACAGAGAAATCGGACGAATACATCACTCGAGTGAAAATCTCTCCGTGCAACCAATACATCATTTACGGTCTAAAATCCGGTGCTATCAAGAAGTACACACTCCGCACTAAAGAGATTATCACGATCATGGATGTGTACAGTCCAGTGCAGTACTTGAACTTTGTGAACCCAAACCTAATGATTGTTGCCGGCAAAAATACTAGTTTGATGGCGTACAAACTGACGTCGGCGGGAAACTGGAAGCCAGAAATGATGCAGAGAGGGAACAATAATCTTGGATCGCAAGAGATACTTAATGATATTCAGG GTGTGAAGAAAAAGAATGGCCACCTAGAACGGCTATCAAGCTCGAGCAGTGAAACGAGTATTTGCTCTAGAGACCGCGCTTTCCCAAATGGTGACGTCAAAAGCCTTTGCCGAGGCAGTGTACTAGTCGACTGTTTCTGGATTCCAGACTTAGGAATCATTACAGTAGAATCTAACGCTACTATCAAGCTTTGGGACAAGAATTTGAAGCTCCTAACAATACTGAACGGGCGGCAAGTCGATGTGATAATCAGCTCTGCGGCGTTCAGAAGCAATATTCTTGTGATCACCGATAAACATAATAAGGCTTTCCAG ACATTCGAACTAAAAATTAATGATGAAGTAGAACTGGAAACGATTCAAGAATACAGACTGAATAACGTCATCGTGTCGTGTGAGCTGACAGCCGATGGCAATATCCTAGCCATGGGGCTCTGCTCCGGGAGTGTTgtg GTATGGAACGTGAAAGGAAGGCGGCAACTGAGTCTTCTAAAACACCACAAATCCAAAGTCCACTGGTGTGCGTTCTCGCCGGTTCCAGAACGTTCCAACCGCAACTCGTTCCTAGCGTCTTCACCCCACCCAATACATTCGCCGACGCAAGACGATGACGTTGATACTGAAAACCCACCGCTCGTGTTGGTCACCATGGCAACGGAGATTGTTTGGTGGAACATCACGCATGTTATGAAGGCGAAGAAATTCAAAATTGGAAAGAT aagctACAACGCTATGACACCGATCGGCAGTCCTCTTGAGAGTAGATGTGATACGCCAAATACAAGCTTTAATTCTGGTTCTTCATCAAACCGCAATGTTTTCTTCGGCGACAGTTACTTTGTGCCACATCAATGCTGGAAGGCTATTTGGAAAGGGAAAAC gTGCAAAGAAGGTTCTAAGAGGAAGGAAATTCTAGCATGCATCAAGCTTTCAGGTATGAACGCGAAGAGGCTAAGCCACGACGATAAGTTCTCATGCTTCGTCACAGTCGACAACCCTGGTCACATCCATATCATGAACGTAATGAGGTCGAATAATACATAG
- the LOC113498317 gene encoding apoptotic protease-activating factor 1-like isoform X1 encodes MDNNKRMLLQRYQQDIINDLDVNYIVDELYTKHAISSEEVEHIFRLPSRVDQTRFLLETIRNGNNGTYESFVDSLIKDYNWLWKKFTVENNNPMPNDSLEDSLSKGDVPRLPDHHARRAKIEENVAEKLKQLPRHKILVLHGMSGSGKTCVVLSVLRDNPDLVTNTFNGVVFWLNFGNCKTDDDIIFQQSKLLRKASSIYTQNSYMNSSVSMSSIGSNGDSHSSSTYEWTMDDLRDKLKAQFSEQPLKESLLVLDEVNDKKCLGAFDIGCKILVTTRDTDVVANFHPQIIKIENSLEERESLEIFASSLDMQVAQLPWQAKKLHEICKGSPFNIGLIGAQLAENKERLMHDPKRWNYYIKKLQNKEHFLFIPKNQAYNPRLTIEVCCNSLNETVLPLFKKLKILPDNVKVSAKVLSKLWNKDAGQVESIIKELHSKSLISQFYDREQRNYMYEIHDLIMDYLRSTGEDESKLHAEFLNSYKYYNTNPPVEIVDDGYIAFFIGYHIKHTKNLNDKYGLFNKLFLNLKFLGNKVRLTGPADVMSDLQKYENNIVTNELERDLLINIRGFLSTHGTDLYHYPCTDIVQSILQNDSRGILYSKASQLAQENCNKNELYFEFLHEHNVDEIKHSTIDVKETITAVCFLGDYVLVGTNSGVIKFFHIPTNKLRKELRGTGSPIKWIGVACTKSPPIVAALAYDGVVKLWYVDDVDYDDTEDVIEEESEEVCNKNYADTETLFGAYLNCRWTNNEEYLIMHTNKKISFYTPQRHKTNKIVKPIQDFERDREVLCCVPCNHDKYVFVATDGNARCVEVIDLKTKERVITFEETDVVLDMVTVPGSNKIITLKANEISEHEVKVNINSMKSNTWRCRRVIASDDIKDNLSFLSIAVNKTGTLLFVSTDDSRVVCVDLKTYTRSFDLENRRGNVVAMAVSEMLMWDDFEPGSDVLLTGTGCVEDSAKVWYLDASYISQMAQRNGRVRLTTKFDVSFVNPVSPQSPNLPTPNSGTESANNTPKRHQSFANHKEVSKTLLKNTMSLDRHSLKPLNLSGICNNNDGVLQPLLAVVDDKNNIQVMRGRKVLTEITEKSDEYITRVKISPCNQYIIYGLKSGAIKKYTLRTKEIITIMDVYSPVQYLNFVNPNLMIVAGKNTSLMAYKLTSAGNWKPEMMQRGNNNLGSQEILNDIQGVKKKNGHLERLSSSSSETSICSRDRAFPNGDVKSLCRGSVLVDCFWIPDLGIITVESNATIKLWDKNLKLLTILNGRQVDVIISSAAFRSNILVITDKHNKAFQTFELKINDEVELETIQEYRLNNVIVSCELTADGNILAMGLCSGSVVVWNVKGRRQLSLLKHHKSKVHWCAFSPVPERSNRNSFLASSPHPIHSPTQDDDVDTENPPLVLVTMATEIVWWNITHVMKAKKFKIGKISYNAMTPIGSPLESRCDTPNTSFNSGSSSNRNVFFGDSYFVPHQCWKAIWKGKTCKEGSKRKEILACIKLSGMNAKRLSHDDKFSCFVTVDNPGHIHIMNVMRSNNT; translated from the exons ATGGACAACAATAAACGCATGCTCCTGCAGCGTTACCAGCAGGACATCATCAATGATTTAGACGTCAATTATATCGTTGATGAGTTGTACACGAAACACGCGATTTCGTCAGAAGAAGTCGAACATATTTTTAGACTG CCGAGCCGTGTCGATCAAACCCGATTCTTACTTGAAACGATTCGTAATGGTAACAACGGAACTTATGAATCGTTTGTGGATAGCTTGATTAAAGACTACAATTGGCTTTGGAAGAAATTTACGGTGGAAAATAATAATCCGATGCCTAATGATAGCCTTGAGGACAGTCTCAGCAAAGGGGATGTGCCGAGACTGCCTGACCATCACGCGAGGAGGGCGAAAATA gAGGAAAATGTAGCAGAGAAATTAAAGCAGCTTCCGCGGCACAAGATCCTGGTTCTCCACGGCATGTCAGGGTCGGGAAAGACCTGTGTGGTCCTCTCAGTGCTACGGGACAACCCCGACCTAGTCACGAACACATTCAACGGCGTCGTGTTTTGGCTCAACTTTGGGAACTGCAAGACTGATGATGATATCATTTTTCAACAAAGCAA ATTATTAAGAAAAGCCTCCTCAATCTACACCCAAAATTCGTACATGAACTCATCGGTTTCCATGTCAAGTATCGGTTCAAATGGCGACAGTCATTCTTCATCTACTTATGAATGGACGATGGATGATCTGCGGGATAAATTGAAAGCTCAGTTCTCGGAACAACCCTTGAAGGAATCCCTTTTGGTGCTAGACGAAGTGAACGATAAGAAATGTTTAGGTGCCTTCGATATCGGATGCAAGATTTTGGTGACGACGAGAGATACTGATGTTGTTGCCAATTTTCATCCGCAAATtataaag ATTGAAAATAGTTTGGAAGAAAGGGAGTCTTTAGAAATATTTGCGTCTTCACTGGACATGCAAGTAGCTCAACTACCTTGGCAGGCGAAAAAACTCCATGAAATATGTAAAGGCAGCCCGTTTAACATCGGCCTCATCGGTGCTCAGTTGGCAGAGAATAAGGAGAGGTTGATGCATGACCCGAAACGCTGGAACtattatattaagaaattgCAGAATAAGGAACATTTcttatt tATCCCGAAAAACCAAGCATACAACCCAAGACTCACAATCGAAGTATGCTGTAACTCTCTAAACGAGACAGTCTTACCACTATTCAAAAAACTCAAAATCTTACCCGACAACGTCAAAGTATCAGCTAAAGTATTAAGCAAGTTATGGAATAAGGATGCCGGGCAAGTGGAATCAATCATCAAGGAACTCCACAGCAAGTCTCTTATATCTCAATTCTACGACAGAGAACAGAGGAACTACATGTACGAGATACATGACCTCATAATGGACTACTTACGAAGTACCGGCGAAGATGAAAGCAAGCTACATGCGGAGTTTCTAAATAGCTACAAGTACTACAACACGAATCCTCCCGTAGAAATCGTCGATGATGGATACATAGCTTTCTTTATCGGCTACCATATCAAACATACGAAGAACTTGAATGATAAGTACGGTTTGTTCAACAAGTTGTTCCTGAATTTGAAGTTCTTGGGGAATAAAGTCAGGTTGACGGGACCAGCTGATGTGATGTCTGATCTACAGAAGTATGagaataatattgttacaaac GAGTTAGAAAGGGACCTGCTAATCAACATCAGAGGTTTCCTAAGCACGCACGGAACTGACCTCTACCATTACCCATGCACTGATATAGTTCAAAGTATACTGCAGAATGACTCTAGAGGCATTCTATATTCTAAGGCGTCGCAATTAGCTCAAGAGAATTGCAATAAGAACGAACTGTATTTTGAGTttct ACATGAACACAATGTTGATGAGATTAAACACTCGACAATCGATGTGAAGGAAACGATCACGGCGGTGTGTTTCCTTGGCGACTATGTACTTGTTGGTACTAATTCGGGCGTGATTAAG TTCTTCCACATCCCAACGAACAAGCTCCGCAAAGAGCTCCGTGGTACAGGGTCTCCCATCAAATGGATCGGCGTGGCGTGTACCAAGTCACCGCCGATCGTCGCCGCGCTTGCGTACGACGGCGTTGTCAAGCTATGGTACGTCGATGACGTAGACTATGATGATACTGAAGATGTCATTGAAGAAG AATCAGAAGAGGTATGCAACAAAAACTACGCAGACACAGAAACTCTATTCGGGGCCTACCTAAACTGCAGATGGACCAACAACGAGGAATACCTAATCATGCACACAAACAAAAAGATCAGCTTCTATACACCACAGCGTCACAAGACTAATAAAATCGTCAAACCTATTCAAGATTTTGAGAGAGACCGTGAAGTGTTGTGCTGTGTGCCTTGTAATCATGACAAGTATGTATTTGTAGCGACGGACGGGAATGCCCGCTGTGTGGAGGTTATTgatctgaaaacaaaagaacgagTGATCACGTTTGAAGAGACTGATGTAGTATTAGATATGGTTACGGTTCCTG GTAGCAACAAAATCATAACGCTGAAAGCCAACGAGATTTCAGAACACGAAGTCAAAGTGAACATCAATTCTATGAAATCAAACACTTGGCGTTGCCGGCGAGTCATAGCAAGCGACGATATCAAGGATAACCTCTCATTCTTGTCCATTGCTGTGAACAAAACTGGAACTTTACTGTTCGTCTCGACAGATGACAGCAGAGTCGTCTGTGTCGACTTGAAAACTTATACAAGATCGTTTGACCTTGAGAATCGAAGAGG GAACGTAGTGGCAATGGCAGTGAGTGAAATGTTGATGTGGGATGATTTCGAACCTGGCTCGGACGTCCTGCTAACAGGCACGGGTTGTGTCGAAGATTCCGCCAAAGTATGGTACTTGGATGCTTCGTATATATCGCAGATGGCACAACGGAACGg AAGAGTGCGTTTAACAACGAAATTCGATGTCAGTTTCGTCAACCCAGTTTCGCCACAGAGTCCGAATCTTCCCACGCCCAACAGTGGGACGGAGAGCGCCAACAACACTCCAAAACGGCATCAATCTTTCGCCAACCACAAGGAAGTTTCTAAAACATTACTGAAAAACACAATGAGTCTTGATAGACATTCTTTAAAACCGCTGAATTTGTCGGGAATTTGTAACAATAATGATGGAGTGTTACAACCTCTGTTGGCTGTTGTGGATGATAAGAATAATATCCAG GTAATGCGCGGAAGGAAAGTCCTTACAGAAATAACAGAGAAATCGGACGAATACATCACTCGAGTGAAAATCTCTCCGTGCAACCAATACATCATTTACGGTCTAAAATCCGGTGCTATCAAGAAGTACACACTCCGCACTAAAGAGATTATCACGATCATGGATGTGTACAGTCCAGTGCAGTACTTGAACTTTGTGAACCCAAACCTAATGATTGTTGCCGGCAAAAATACTAGTTTGATGGCGTACAAACTGACGTCGGCGGGAAACTGGAAGCCAGAAATGATGCAGAGAGGGAACAATAATCTTGGATCGCAAGAGATACTTAATGATATTCAGG GTGTGAAGAAAAAGAATGGCCACCTAGAACGGCTATCAAGCTCGAGCAGTGAAACGAGTATTTGCTCTAGAGACCGCGCTTTCCCAAATGGTGACGTCAAAAGCCTTTGCCGAGGCAGTGTACTAGTCGACTGTTTCTGGATTCCAGACTTAGGAATCATTACAGTAGAATCTAACGCTACTATCAAGCTTTGGGACAAGAATTTGAAGCTCCTAACAATACTGAACGGGCGGCAAGTCGATGTGATAATCAGCTCTGCGGCGTTCAGAAGCAATATTCTTGTGATCACCGATAAACATAATAAGGCTTTCCAG ACATTCGAACTAAAAATTAATGATGAAGTAGAACTGGAAACGATTCAAGAATACAGACTGAATAACGTCATCGTGTCGTGTGAGCTGACAGCCGATGGCAATATCCTAGCCATGGGGCTCTGCTCCGGGAGTGTTgtg GTATGGAACGTGAAAGGAAGGCGGCAACTGAGTCTTCTAAAACACCACAAATCCAAAGTCCACTGGTGTGCGTTCTCGCCGGTTCCAGAACGTTCCAACCGCAACTCGTTCCTAGCGTCTTCACCCCACCCAATACATTCGCCGACGCAAGACGATGACGTTGATACTGAAAACCCACCGCTCGTGTTGGTCACCATGGCAACGGAGATTGTTTGGTGGAACATCACGCATGTTATGAAGGCGAAGAAATTCAAAATTGGAAAGAT aagctACAACGCTATGACACCGATCGGCAGTCCTCTTGAGAGTAGATGTGATACGCCAAATACAAGCTTTAATTCTGGTTCTTCATCAAACCGCAATGTTTTCTTCGGCGACAGTTACTTTGTGCCACATCAATGCTGGAAGGCTATTTGGAAAGGGAAAAC gTGCAAAGAAGGTTCTAAGAGGAAGGAAATTCTAGCATGCATCAAGCTTTCAGGTATGAACGCGAAGAGGCTAAGCCACGACGATAAGTTCTCATGCTTCGTCACAGTCGACAACCCTGGTCACATCCATATCATGAACGTAATGAGGTCGAATAATACATAG